A single window of Lutzomyia longipalpis isolate SR_M1_2022 chromosome 1, ASM2433408v1 DNA harbors:
- the LOC129788813 gene encoding OTU domain-containing protein 7B-like isoform X1: protein MGSNNFPGAMMKQQMVYEFITETGASQPDALSCLSTWNWDFQKALIDYRDTSTREYLSEKRTEEITPSFWSTEDTEKLLPAATTASDISQNKKLARRISRADDNVSLVSQARGEFSRDSTKDCISKRPCERLDPADYTFSLPDLFVYPDNFRRFLERDLIENSTLVALEQAHRLNWWTNLEGCTKMWPLSTTGDGNCLLHAASLAIWGFHDRKLSLRSELFHVMSSPTLGEAFERRWRFQQTRINKSAGFVFSDAEWRKEWEAIVLMASPEPREVSTATNLRRYSFPIDRKFDGALEGNAAAVYESLEEIHVLVLAHVLRRTIIVIADTVLRDLNGEAMAPIPFGGIYMPLEVNPNECQREPLILAYDMAHFSALVRMDTKGDRPNFLVPLTDNTHSLLPIQFGIDPGRDFDWTGYDGTEGNYRLTEQEKIALLSEYMNVVTVRSRANSDDTIYRDWIEEDALEKEINDIEITLAIDETDQPKISEPGAREKNPAGKQLNSVAKQFGSIGKNMSKKIKKNIESFTKMGGGSKHSAAKKFPTGAGDPFNGHTTRTTVVCAQIRVKHHEFYEAMIKNYLECAQERFVECELKDDGKNGSGGGPAPPTEINGGDYMVNCISDGCVKFGTVDTSYLCPECYENQKQREFNCSYFDQVPRYGTGNSKFYTQADMESHKKITRIPSVKRLNELDQTIYLSNSTFFNDKLAPNDAEMYIKVRQEGLRDKTQAILVAKENRRQKIASIYDNLCPEDCDFQYCTKCTDMRHRSKEVPDISL, encoded by the exons ATGGGG TCAAATAACTTTCCGGGAGCGATGATGAAGCAGCAGATGGTGTATGAATTCATAACAGAGACTGGGGCATCACAGCCAGATGCCCTGAGTTGCTTGAGCACCTGGAATTGGGACTTCCAGAAGGCTCTCATTGACTATAGAG ACACCTCAACAAGGGAATATCTCAGCGAGAAACGCACGGAGGAGATTACTCCTAGTTTCTGGAGCACAGAAGACACGGAGAAACTCCTTCCGGCAGCCACCACAGCAAGTGATATCAGTCAAA aTAAAAAACTCGCGAGGCGAATCTCAAGGGCTGACGACAACGTGAGCCTCGTGTCCCAGGCTCGTGGGGAATTTTCGCGTGATTCAACCAAAGATTGTATTTCAAAGAGACCATGTGAACGCCTCGATCCTGCAGACTACACCTTCTCCCTCCCAGACTTGTTTGTCTACCCAGATAATTTTAG gcGCTTCCTTGAGAGAGATTTAATAGAAAACTCAACACTAGTCGCTCTAGAACAGGCCCACAGACTCAATTGGTGGACGAATCTGGAGGGTTGCACCAAAATGTGGCCTCTTTCAACGACAG GCGATGGGAATTGCCTTCTACATGCCGCCTCATTGGCCATTTGGGGCTTCCACGATCGCAAACTTTCCCTGCGATCGGAACTATTTCACGTGATGTCCTCCCCTACGCTGGGGGAGGCATTTGAGCGACGTTGGCGCTTCCAACAGACGCGAATTAACAAAAGTGCTGGGTTTGTCTTCTCCGACGCTGAATGGCGCAAGGAGTGGGAAGCTATTGTCTTGATGGCATCCCCAGAGCCACGAGAAGTGTCCACAGCAACGAATCTCCGGCGTTATTCCTTTCCCATCGACCGGAAATTCGATGGGGCCCTTGAGGGGAATGCAGCAGCTGTGTATGAGAGTCTCGAGGAGATTCATGTACTTGTGCTGGCTCATGTGCTcag GAGGACGATTATTGTTATAGCCGACACAGTGCTGAGGGATCTGAATGGCGAAGCAATGGCTCCAATTCCATTCGGTGGGATCTACATGCCGCTGGAGGTGAATCCCAATGAATGCCAGCGTGAGCCATTGATCCTTGCCTACGATATGGCTCACTTTTCAGCTCTCGTTCGCATGGACACAAAGGGAGATCGTCCGAATTTCCTTGTTCCCCTCACAGATAACACCCACAGCCTCCTTCCCATTCAGTTTGGCATTGATCCCGGGAGGGATTTCGATTGGACGGGGTATGATGGCACTGAGGGGAACTACAGACTGACGGAGCAGGAAAAGATTGCCCTTCTGAGTGAATACATGAACGTCGTGACGGTGCGAAGTCGCGCCAATTCCGACGATACAATCTACAGAGATTGGATTGAGGAGGATGCACTGGAGAAGGAGATCAATGACATTGAGATCACCTTGGCCATTGATGAGACTGATCAGCCAAAGATAAGTGAGCCGGGGGCACGGGAGAAGAACCCGGCTGGGAAGCAATTGAATAGTGTGGCAAAGCAATTTGGGAGTATTGGGAAGAATATgagtaagaaaataaagaagaatattGAGAGTTTCACAAAGATGGGAGGTGGGAGTAAGCACAGTGCGGCGAAGAAGTTCCCCACAGGTGCTGGGGACCCATTCAATGGTCACACAACGCGTACAACGGTGGTTTGTGCGCAAATTCGTGTGAAACATCATGAATTCTATGAGGCAATGATTAAAAACTACCTCGAATGTGCCCAAGAGAGATTTGTGGAGTGTGAGCTGAAGGATGATGGGAAAAATGGCTCAGGGGGTGGGCCAGCACCACCCACAGAGATAAATGGGGGTGACTACATGGTGAATTGTATATCGGATGGCTGtgtgaaatttggcacagtgGATACGAGCTACCTCTGCCCGGAATGCTATGAGAATCAGAAGCAGCGAGAATTCAATTGCTCCTACTTCGACCAAGTGCCACGCTACGGGACGGGAAATTCCAAATTCTACACGCAAGCCGATATGGAGAGTCACAAGAAGATAACACGCATCCCATCCGTAAAGCGACTCAATGAACTCGATCAAACCATTTATCTCTCCAATTCCACCTTTTTCAATGACAAACTAGCTCCCAATGATGCGGAAATGTACATAAAAGTACGCCAAGAGGGGCTACGTGACAAGACACAGGCAATTCTCGTGGCCAAGGAGAATCGAAGGCAGAAAATTGCATCGATCTACGATAATTTGTGTCCGGAAGATTGTGACTTTCAGTACTGCACCAAATGCACCGATATGCGTCATCGAAGCAAGGAAGTTCCCGACATATCGCTGTAA
- the LOC129788813 gene encoding OTU domain-containing protein 7B-like isoform X2 — MMKQQMVYEFITETGASQPDALSCLSTWNWDFQKALIDYRDTSTREYLSEKRTEEITPSFWSTEDTEKLLPAATTASDISQNKKLARRISRADDNVSLVSQARGEFSRDSTKDCISKRPCERLDPADYTFSLPDLFVYPDNFRRFLERDLIENSTLVALEQAHRLNWWTNLEGCTKMWPLSTTGDGNCLLHAASLAIWGFHDRKLSLRSELFHVMSSPTLGEAFERRWRFQQTRINKSAGFVFSDAEWRKEWEAIVLMASPEPREVSTATNLRRYSFPIDRKFDGALEGNAAAVYESLEEIHVLVLAHVLRRTIIVIADTVLRDLNGEAMAPIPFGGIYMPLEVNPNECQREPLILAYDMAHFSALVRMDTKGDRPNFLVPLTDNTHSLLPIQFGIDPGRDFDWTGYDGTEGNYRLTEQEKIALLSEYMNVVTVRSRANSDDTIYRDWIEEDALEKEINDIEITLAIDETDQPKISEPGAREKNPAGKQLNSVAKQFGSIGKNMSKKIKKNIESFTKMGGGSKHSAAKKFPTGAGDPFNGHTTRTTVVCAQIRVKHHEFYEAMIKNYLECAQERFVECELKDDGKNGSGGGPAPPTEINGGDYMVNCISDGCVKFGTVDTSYLCPECYENQKQREFNCSYFDQVPRYGTGNSKFYTQADMESHKKITRIPSVKRLNELDQTIYLSNSTFFNDKLAPNDAEMYIKVRQEGLRDKTQAILVAKENRRQKIASIYDNLCPEDCDFQYCTKCTDMRHRSKEVPDISL, encoded by the exons ATGATGAAGCAGCAGATGGTGTATGAATTCATAACAGAGACTGGGGCATCACAGCCAGATGCCCTGAGTTGCTTGAGCACCTGGAATTGGGACTTCCAGAAGGCTCTCATTGACTATAGAG ACACCTCAACAAGGGAATATCTCAGCGAGAAACGCACGGAGGAGATTACTCCTAGTTTCTGGAGCACAGAAGACACGGAGAAACTCCTTCCGGCAGCCACCACAGCAAGTGATATCAGTCAAA aTAAAAAACTCGCGAGGCGAATCTCAAGGGCTGACGACAACGTGAGCCTCGTGTCCCAGGCTCGTGGGGAATTTTCGCGTGATTCAACCAAAGATTGTATTTCAAAGAGACCATGTGAACGCCTCGATCCTGCAGACTACACCTTCTCCCTCCCAGACTTGTTTGTCTACCCAGATAATTTTAG gcGCTTCCTTGAGAGAGATTTAATAGAAAACTCAACACTAGTCGCTCTAGAACAGGCCCACAGACTCAATTGGTGGACGAATCTGGAGGGTTGCACCAAAATGTGGCCTCTTTCAACGACAG GCGATGGGAATTGCCTTCTACATGCCGCCTCATTGGCCATTTGGGGCTTCCACGATCGCAAACTTTCCCTGCGATCGGAACTATTTCACGTGATGTCCTCCCCTACGCTGGGGGAGGCATTTGAGCGACGTTGGCGCTTCCAACAGACGCGAATTAACAAAAGTGCTGGGTTTGTCTTCTCCGACGCTGAATGGCGCAAGGAGTGGGAAGCTATTGTCTTGATGGCATCCCCAGAGCCACGAGAAGTGTCCACAGCAACGAATCTCCGGCGTTATTCCTTTCCCATCGACCGGAAATTCGATGGGGCCCTTGAGGGGAATGCAGCAGCTGTGTATGAGAGTCTCGAGGAGATTCATGTACTTGTGCTGGCTCATGTGCTcag GAGGACGATTATTGTTATAGCCGACACAGTGCTGAGGGATCTGAATGGCGAAGCAATGGCTCCAATTCCATTCGGTGGGATCTACATGCCGCTGGAGGTGAATCCCAATGAATGCCAGCGTGAGCCATTGATCCTTGCCTACGATATGGCTCACTTTTCAGCTCTCGTTCGCATGGACACAAAGGGAGATCGTCCGAATTTCCTTGTTCCCCTCACAGATAACACCCACAGCCTCCTTCCCATTCAGTTTGGCATTGATCCCGGGAGGGATTTCGATTGGACGGGGTATGATGGCACTGAGGGGAACTACAGACTGACGGAGCAGGAAAAGATTGCCCTTCTGAGTGAATACATGAACGTCGTGACGGTGCGAAGTCGCGCCAATTCCGACGATACAATCTACAGAGATTGGATTGAGGAGGATGCACTGGAGAAGGAGATCAATGACATTGAGATCACCTTGGCCATTGATGAGACTGATCAGCCAAAGATAAGTGAGCCGGGGGCACGGGAGAAGAACCCGGCTGGGAAGCAATTGAATAGTGTGGCAAAGCAATTTGGGAGTATTGGGAAGAATATgagtaagaaaataaagaagaatattGAGAGTTTCACAAAGATGGGAGGTGGGAGTAAGCACAGTGCGGCGAAGAAGTTCCCCACAGGTGCTGGGGACCCATTCAATGGTCACACAACGCGTACAACGGTGGTTTGTGCGCAAATTCGTGTGAAACATCATGAATTCTATGAGGCAATGATTAAAAACTACCTCGAATGTGCCCAAGAGAGATTTGTGGAGTGTGAGCTGAAGGATGATGGGAAAAATGGCTCAGGGGGTGGGCCAGCACCACCCACAGAGATAAATGGGGGTGACTACATGGTGAATTGTATATCGGATGGCTGtgtgaaatttggcacagtgGATACGAGCTACCTCTGCCCGGAATGCTATGAGAATCAGAAGCAGCGAGAATTCAATTGCTCCTACTTCGACCAAGTGCCACGCTACGGGACGGGAAATTCCAAATTCTACACGCAAGCCGATATGGAGAGTCACAAGAAGATAACACGCATCCCATCCGTAAAGCGACTCAATGAACTCGATCAAACCATTTATCTCTCCAATTCCACCTTTTTCAATGACAAACTAGCTCCCAATGATGCGGAAATGTACATAAAAGTACGCCAAGAGGGGCTACGTGACAAGACACAGGCAATTCTCGTGGCCAAGGAGAATCGAAGGCAGAAAATTGCATCGATCTACGATAATTTGTGTCCGGAAGATTGTGACTTTCAGTACTGCACCAAATGCACCGATATGCGTCATCGAAGCAAGGAAGTTCCCGACATATCGCTGTAA